Genomic segment of Bacteroidota bacterium:
ACTTCAAGTGAGTCGTGGAAATGCGAACATCAATTTGCGCGAACTCATTAACTGGCAGCTCGTAAGAAGGGAAACCAAAGCCGGCGAACGGAAAGATTTTTTTGTTGCGGAAAAAGATATGTGGACCGTTTTTCGCCTCATTTTTAAGGAAAGAAAAAAAAGAGAAATAGACCCGATGATACAGATCATTCATCAATTGGGAGAGGTAAAAGGTGATAAAAAGAACCCGGAATACAAGGAGTTCAGTGATGTGCTGAAGGATCTGAATACCCTAACCAATAAAGGGGACAAAATGATGGAACTTGTGATCAAAAGTGATGAAAGCTGGTTCTTAAATACTTTTATTAAACTGATCCGCTGATTTTTTTTATGTCAAACTTTCAATTATTTCTAAAACTTCAATAACTTCTAACAATTTAAAAAGATAAATTATGCAAAACTTAACCATCGTGGCTTATTGCGTTTATTTGCCAATAAGCATT
This window contains:
- a CDS encoding transcriptional regulator is translated as MNLPEAKDKFIQSWGSLGSQWGINKTMAQIHALLLISAEPLTTEEVMEELQVSRGNANINLRELINWQLVRRETKAGERKDFFVAEKDMWTVFRLIFKERKKREIDPMIQIIHQLGEVKGDKKNPEYKEFSDVLKDLNTLTNKGDKMMELVIKSDESWFLNTFIKLIR